Genomic DNA from Acipenser ruthenus chromosome 41, fAciRut3.2 maternal haplotype, whole genome shotgun sequence:
CATTTTCTTTTCTCTCCTAAAGGTTTGTGGATGCCGCGTACCTTCCTGTTTTGTGAAGGGGATTTCTCTCAAGTGAGTTGAATCTTGTACATTATTTCAACCAGAAGTCTGTCTGGTTTTTATAGTATAAAGATGTAAATACAAGAGCCTTGCTACTTGGGGGTtcaacccattccaggttttactacaagcttcattagccacagtgtagaggtaataagctcaggtgtCTTATGAAAAATTAGTAAAagcaggaacggatcaaactgctatgcaatgggagtcttgcttCCATGCCAGTAGTAGTCTGTCTTCTATTTTAAGTTTGAAATCTTCCTGTTGTCTGGAATGTCCATGATGAAATCTTTCAGACTAGAGTCTCCGACTTCACTGACTCTGTGCACCGAGCTGCTCCAGAATAACATTCCTATTTGGTTGTTTCCAAGGCACGTTTTGCTGTTAAGTGTTCTTGGTTATAAATGCATGATAAATCCCAAAGTAGCTACTTGTAGATTCCTAATGGCTCGTGACAGATGGATAAATGTGATTTTATAGCTTCTGAATACATGCCCCATACTGGTTTTAGCATGGTCCAAAAAGTTATATGGTAGATACCCTATAGAGTAGCCTATTAGGACCACTGAATGCACTGTGATGCTTATTGAATCGATGATAGAACTAAGACTCTTGTTGCATAGCCGTTTTTAATGCATGCTTTATTAGCCACAGTATAGGTAACCAGCTCAggtgtgtacaaaaaaaatagtaaaaccaggaatggatcaaactgcttatttgagtcttatttccatccttgatgATTTAAACCAATAGGAACtaaagtcatttttaaaagttGCAAATCTCCCTAAagatggtttgttttattaaccaATCCTGGTAGTGATCACAATTGAGAAGTGATTCCACTGCATCTGTGTACAAGTTTCTGACCCTCTTTCTATCCTATAGGCACACTCTGATGGTTGAGGCTGGTGCAGGTGGCTCTTGGGAGGCAGTGTATATGGTGAGTTCAGTGTGGGTGTGTAATGGATGCTGTGAGCTTATACATAGGGCTGGAGTGTGTTCATGATGATTGCTAACAGACTAGAGTATCTGAATACAACATGAAGCTCTTTCACAGTGCACTGAACAACACACAGCTGGCTTTAACTATAgatggtggggtgggggggggggaggtgaagAAGCCTGGCTGTTCCATCAGCAAACTCACTCCTAGTTTCTCTTGCAGGATAGAAATCGTGACCTGTGCTGATCTGGTGGGGATTGTGTTGGCTTTTGAGGTGAGTTTTATAACGGTACAAAACCTGTTTGCTGTACTCTTCGAAAGTGCCCACATTTAAATTCCGTGTTTTATACACCTCCAGTTCAAGGATGTTTCTTATGCAATAACAAGACATGTCTGTAGAACAGTGTGTGAGTCTGGCCCCCTTGAGGCTCCAATAAAGTAAGCAGTtgacttttttttaagtttgcaccAATTAGAGCCAAGATTGCTGGTGCAGTGAATTTCTGTTTTGAGTGGTGCTAAGGAGTGTTGATGATGAAAATGCTTTCTGGTTCACTGATTACTCTGTGAAGTTACTCTCGCAGCGCACTGAGACACTCCTGGGCTGAGCTCTTTTTAAAGCTTCATGTTTCATTTGTAATGAGACTCAAGATTCAAGTCCACTGATCAAACCTCGCCTGTGATCTGAGATCCCATGTTACACAGTTGAAAGGCTAGAGAAGCTATTGAATTAGCCTGACCCATGCTACATGTAGCCCAAACTGACCTATGGCATTTTGAACATTGGTCAGTTTGAGGGACCTCTAACACAACTTTGTGCAGGCACAACGGTAGAGTGTACACCAAAACAGTTGCGAGATTTCAAAAACATGGCGCCTCTGTGttgatgtacagtattgtgttcACAGGTGCTGACTGACGGAGCTTGATGCAGTGCAGATGGCAGATATCCTCATGTTCCAGCTGTCTAATGGATCCTGTTTTAATAAAGTTAAACTAATGTACACcgtttcagtgtgtttctgttCATCTAAACCAAAACTTTTACATGACTCCCAACTGTTAATTTGGCATGTTTAAACACATGCAGCATCTGTGATTTTTGGTTTCAACAGATTAATAACCACAAAAAAACACCCCTGAAGACCcatttagaaaatgtttttttggcaatatattataaatatcattCATGCTCTACTCCCTTTATACATGAAGGCGGGCAGTCTGCAAAGACATTGCTCCTGACTAGTCAAATGTGGGCCTACAGTATGCAATAAAATACTCCATTAGTGACTTGGATGGTCTTAAACAAATCTGGACATTTTTTTTATGACCAGTAATTTCAAAGCTTGGTTGACTTTTTGTATTTACAAGATAATTAATGTGAAGAATGAACTGTTAACACTAATGCATTCATCCTTCTACTGTGGAGTTTACCATTAGTTTTATAGGACGTTTGGTTAATTTAGTGTTTATGAACAATTATTTGCGGGTCATGTGTCAAATCTCCTAATCGGAGTAACCAAGCTCATCTCCACATAGAGTAGTATGTGTGGTTCTTTGCTGTGTTTATATCATGCATGGGCTGCAGCAGTTGCATTTCTACTGGGATGACTGCTTTCCTTAAATGGGGTGGTAGATTTGGACTGAGAGGTAACTTGCAGTTTGAAATCAAGCCACATGGGGTCTTTCAAAACCTTAGTTCAGAGGGAGACGGGTAAACTTCCTGTGCCGTATGTCTTTTCAGTACTAAATTTAAAGGATTTGTTTGAGTTAAAGGTGATACCTTTAGATGAAAAATGTGGATCTTTACTTGCATGGTATTTCATATACTTTGAAATAGATCGTCAGCAAGCAGACGCTGCTTTCAACCCCCTTTGGTCTTCAGCAGTAGTATGGAGCAGAATTACTACATCACGTGACTTCAGAAGGATTTTACATGCTCAGATGAATTCTGAGCAGAGATTAACACAACTTTGGTCTGTCTGTCATGACTAAAGCAGAACCTCAAATGATTTGCATTTTGGCTGCATGTGCTTCTAGCCTCCGACTGTCCTTGAACGGGTTAATTAAAGGTTAAATCATAAGAACCATACGCTAAGGGTTAGCTCGAGAGGCGTCGCTGCACGTAGGGACAGGCTACTTACCGGCTGTATCGTTCATAGGGTTTGCTAGGCAAATTTAGTCCTATGGCAAGAACATGCGCATTTAAAACAAATCGTGGTTGACAGCCTTTTGATGtgctttattatattttataaatgtgcGCCAAAAATAAATCGTTTGCAAGAACACGGTGCAGGGCGCGTCCCTTGTTAAATAATTCTGATCCTTTTGCGCTGCCGTAGTTTTCACCCAGTTGTCTCCGGGCCTGCCTTTCACAAGCTGGCAGCTGTACTGaagataggaaaaaaaaaacttgggagGAAGAACTGAAGGAAGGTCGGTCTGACTAGACGAAGCAGAGTGGGAGAGGAAGGGAAAGTCATCCGAACAAGACAAGACGGACGTGGTAAATCCGACTATAACGATGGAAGCACGATTTCCATTAGAAACAATATATCTACGCAACAGAAGCTAGTGACTAACCCGCGTTTCTTGATACAAAAGAACCAAAcagagaacaacaaaaaaaaactaactataCTTTTTTATTAGCATTTGTTTTTGTGCTGTAAAAAAACGGATTTACAGAGACAACGCTGAAAAGTACGTTttcctattttaaaaaaagtgaaagaaGTTTGACATACCACACCTGGAAGTTAAGACGACTTCTAAAATATTATTTCAACTTTTTAAACCTCACCAGCGTGTTTCCTTTTTGTCTCGTTAAACGGAGTTGGATTCTCATTACGCTTCATCATGTTCAACTTTGTTTGGTGACATTTTCCTATTTGTTTTTGGACAATAAGGTTCTGAGACCAAAAAGGACATTTTTGGGGGAAAAGAGCAACATATCtgctttatacaaaataaatacaaaaaaaagagagaaaataaaCTGTGGATACTGGAAGAGCCCTCCGCTTTCCAATACAGCAGCAAGACAattaaaagtaaaagaaaataccaGACTACAGAGTACTATTGACAAAGTAAAGGAAGGTAAAAATTAGTAAACGACTTTTCTCGGTGCCCGCTGAACTCTGAGTGAACGACAGGAAGATTTTTTTAAGTGTAGATCCAAGGCGTATTAATATACAAGGGAAATGGGGGACGTGGCAAAATATTTAAAGTTTTTTGCTTATGTTTTAATGTAATAAGTTATCTATTCAAAATTATGCTATGACGTTTTTGACCAAAATGATTTCAATATATTCAAATTTTACAGTTACTGTAAgcttgtgagagagagagggggcagagatACAAGGTGAAGGTGCATTTCCACACAGAGCCGGCTTTGTGTACCTTTTTGATAAACAAAAACgttgttgagaaaaaaaaaaaacagaaaaacagcttcCGGATAATATtaacacacaggtactaacaacGTTGAGAGCTGGTTATATTCACACAAGGCCTTTGTGGTCCTAACAAAAGCCGCTTGACTTGAAATTTATGAAGCGAAACTTGGAATTCGGCCAGACTACGAAAAAGGTGAAACATCGCCCTGGGTGTGGTTTGTGAGCATATAGGCGAAAGGTCATCCTTTTAATTAGAGCGACTAGAAAACTAGAGAGAGGGCTTAAACCATTTCCACAGTACCGAGTTTTCAGAAGCGAAAAGAAAAGCGATTTGAGAACGATTGGAAAGTGACAGAGAAATCGGTTAGTTTaataacaaattaacaaaaaaaacaacaactctgaaATAGAAAGTTTGTAACACAGTCgacagctgtgtgttttgagGTAGGGCGAGAGCAAAGCTGAACTCATGAATAAATAAGCAATCGGTAAGAGAGCTTGCGTTTTTACAGCTGCTTGCCAAGGGGTAAGGGGACTGAAGCAATCGACAGACGGTTGATAAGATAAACAAACCAAATTCCATACTAAGACAAAAAAAAGCCACATCGTCCTCTACAAACATTGACGTATTACcgcaaaaaaaaatcagtatattACACGTTTAGATacggttttgtttgtttgtaatacatAATAGACTATTTAAACAACCTTAAATTAAGATTTCATTTGTAGCACATATTTATAGAGGACCCACTCAATTACACGTATTGCAAATAGAAAATTCAAGTAATCAACGGATTTTTGAATCTGTGATTTTAAATTATAAGTTAATACTTTTAAATTGGCTTACATGCATGGATAATGCAGGTTAGTTTGAACAATTAAGAAAAGGTATTCTATTGAGACCATTTTACGAACCCAGCAGttatacattaaataataaccaaatcaaaCTCTTTAAAGAAATTTGGGCAGGATGTCTTTAGTGGGGCGAGCTTGGGGCTGGGTCAAGCCTGTGTTGTACTATCGACCATGGGGCAGCAGAAAAGGGGTGAAGGAACTAGAGCTAGCGAAAGAGAGAGAGTTAGAGAGGGTGGAACGAGAAAAAGcaaaggagggggagagaaagatgCTTCTGAAGATAGAGGAGCTGGGTCCTGTCAAAGGAGCTGTGATCAACAAGAGCTCCCCCCAGAGGTGGTGGCAGGCACTGCCACTGATACGCTGGTACTGGAGGAACCCAGAGCAGCTGGAGCCTGTAAAAAACATTACCCCCATTCCCTTGAAAGAGGCAGACTTTTCAGGAAGTGTGTATTCCATGGCCCCCTCCGGATCCCCGGACACTACACCCCCTGCCCTTTTTAAAAAGACCCCCAAATGGGACCACGTAATCCTCCCGGAACATTACGACATCTCCTTCAACTTCCTGCGGCATCTCTTCGATCTGTTTGTCGTCGGCTTCCTGTACGTCAGCTCCCCGGTTGTTCGAGTCTGCCTGGATGTGTTTGGCCTCAAGGGCGCGCTGAAGCTCTGGATCCATGGGATGGCGCTGTTTCTTGTGTCCGTCTCTGGAATGGGCTTGCTGCTGTGGCTGGTCCAGGCCTATCTGCCCCAGTTTGCGCTTGTCTACGGTGTGCTGCAGGCCCTGGTGATCTCGGTCAGTGTGAAACAGAGTCTGATGGCTAAAGCCGAAGGAGAGATTGAGGGACAGCCAGGGGAGAGAGAAGACAAGGAGGGGACAGTGCTGGACAGCAGCGAGGGAGAGACGGAGAGGGAGTTGGAGAGCGAGGAGAAGGAAGAGGGTGGAGCTCGCATAAGCGATGCTGTATTTTGAGGTGAGTATTTGGTGCAGGTGGTTTTATGTGTCATCATCAACCATATGCAGAGGAAACACCACCCCAGAATGGGGTCCAATTAGGATCAGGCAGTTTGCACCCACATTTATGCCCTTGTGGAGTCAAtactgaatagttgcacacaactgtCACATGGCTTGTGCAGGTCTAGTGGTTCAAGTCAAGTGACCAGAAAGATTTGTTTTACATAATAAATCCTACtttgtctttctcaatgtcttcaacatGTCAGtcaaaaagtttttaaataagTTCATTTTCGTATTGCTACAAATCCTACCATGATGTTTGAAATGAAACCTGCACCCAGCCTGGTTATTATTGGAACTACCTTGTTTAGAAGAAGTATTAGTAAAAGGGTCGGGACTATGCCAGCAGCAACCTGAACAAACACCaagagaatacaaaaaaaaactacagatcCCAGCATACCTTTACCCTGATAGTAACAGCGAGGAATGATGGGATATGTAGTCTTTATGCAGGCATATGCAGATAGCTTACTAAAATGACCAAGACTGTGCCAACATGCTAAACCCCTCTTGATCTTGTAGTGTCCCTCCCTTTGGCTGAGTTTCCTCAGAACAGGATTTTTCTCAcataggcttggtggtccagtggttaaataaagggGCTTTACCACGAGGTTCCTGATTCAATCCCAGCTCCgacactgattcactgtgtgtgaccctgagcaagtcactgaacctccttgtgcttcatccttcagatgagacgtaaaacaaacgaggtccctttgtaagtgactctgcagcagcagttgtgatgcatagttcacctcctagCCTCTGCAAGTCTGCTAAATGATTGTGTCACTGGTGCCTGTCTGACTTGTCAGACGAGGAATTGGGCTGGGTCTGTGCACAACACAGGCATTTGCAGTGCACCTCACACACTGATGTAGGTACTAGCAGTACACCGATAGTGACTGGAGTTGAGGCTTGTAGTGGTTTTCAGCCCAACAGGAACAGTTTTCCACTGTAAGGAATACAGTGAACACTGGAGTCAGTATCTGTTTTATTAGATTTATTAAACTCTTATTCAGAATTATGCCGTGGctggtctgcagttttgtttctttg
This window encodes:
- the LOC117433975 gene encoding uncharacterized protein C6orf47 homolog, with amino-acid sequence MSLVGRAWGWVKPVLYYRPWGSRKGVKELELAKERELERVEREKAKEGERKMLLKIEELGPVKGAVINKSSPQRWWQALPLIRWYWRNPEQLEPVKNITPIPLKEADFSGSVYSMAPSGSPDTTPPALFKKTPKWDHVILPEHYDISFNFLRHLFDLFVVGFLYVSSPVVRVCLDVFGLKGALKLWIHGMALFLVSVSGMGLLLWLVQAYLPQFALVYGVLQALVISVSVKQSLMAKAEGEIEGQPGEREDKEGTVLDSSEGETERELESEEKEEGGARISDAVF